A window from Cryptomeria japonica chromosome 1, Sugi_1.0, whole genome shotgun sequence encodes these proteins:
- the LOC131060090 gene encoding cationic amino acid transporter 5-like has protein sequence MLSVFCFTEFAVEIPVAGGSFAYFRVELGDLAAFIAAGNIIFESVFGGAMVARSWTSYFATLLNHSPDDFCVHTNLPSDFNLLDPIAVVVILLASLTHHLSTRLTSQLNWISTALNTIIILFIITAGFIKGNPSNLSPFLPYAVMGVFRATVVIYFAYGGFDVITTMAEETKNPSKDIPLGLLGSMSGVTVIYCLMALALVLMQSYTVLDVNAAYSLAFQSIGWKWAKYVVALGSLKGITTVLLVGAVKRGRYLTHIARTHVIPPWFGLVSMKTGTPVNGTAFMAIASASLAFFSRLDVLSKLRAISVLFIYTLLFVALLVRRHYLTGKTSASQAFLLTTFIVVIICSSIGTSAYWGLSSGSIGYCIMVPIWFLATAGLAVFVPQCREAKVWGAPMVPWVPSLSIFINVFLMGSVDYESFIRFGVCTIVMLVYYAFFGLHASFDAVYCVGDN, from the exons ATGCTTTCTGTCTTTTGTTTCACCGAATTCGCAGTCGAGATTCCTGTAGCAG GCGGTTCTTTTGCATACTTCCGGGTGGAGTTGGGAGACTTGGCAGCCTTCATAGCCGCAGGAAACATAATCTTCGAATCCGTGTTTGGCGGAGCCATGGTGGCTCGATCTTGGACCTCTTATTTTGCCACTCTACTCAACCACTCCCCAGATGACTTTTGCGTCCACACAAACCTTCCCTCAGATTTCAACCTTCTGGACCCCATTGCCGTCGTGGTAATCCTTTTGGCCTCTCTCACC catcacttatcaacacgACTAACCTCCCAACTCAACTGGATCTCAACTGCTCTCAACAccatcatcatcctcttcatcatcaccGCCGGCTTCATCAAAGGTAACCCATCTAATCTAAGCCCTTTCCTTCCGTACGCCGTCATGGGCGTCTTCCGAGCCACAGTAGTAATTTACTTCGCTTACGGAGGCTTCGATGTCATCACCACCATGGCGGAAGAGACGAAAAACCCGTCTAAAGACATTCCCCTGGGCTTGCTCGGCTCCATGTCGGGTGTAACCGTGATATACTGTCTCATGGCACTGGCTCTCGTTCTCATGCAGAGCTACACTGTACTGGATGTTAATGCCGCCTATTCTTTAGCATTTCAAAGCATCGGATGGAAATGGGCGAAATATGTTGTGGCACTGGGATCTCTGAAAGGAATAACCACTGTTTTATTGGTGGGCGCAGTTAAACGGGGAAGGTATTTAACACATATTGCCCGAACCCACGTGATTCCGCCTTGGTTTGGCTTAGTGAGCATGAAGACCGGGACACCTGTTAACGGAACGGCATTCATGGCAATCGCCTCCGCATCGTTGGCCTTCTTTTCAAGGCTGGATGTGCTGTCTAAACTTCGCGCTATCAGCGTTTTGTTCATATACACGCTCTTGTTTGTTGCTCTGCTTGTGAGAAGACACTATCTTACCGGGAAAACTTCTGCAAGTCAAGCTTTTCTTTTGACAACGTTCATTGTTGTCATTATATGCTCGTCCATAGGGACTTCGGCATACTGGGGTCTGTCCAGCGGATCAATTGGGTATTGCATTATGGTTCCTATTTGGTTTTTGGCCACTGCGGGTTTGGCTGTGTTTGTTCCGCAGTGTAGAGAGGCCAAAGTGTGGGGAGCGCCAATGGTTCCGTGGGTTCCTTCCTTGTCCATTTTTATCAACGTGTTTCTGATGGGATCAGTGGATTATGAGTCGTTCATCAGATTTGGGGTTTGCACTATTGTGATGTTGGTCTATTATGCCTTCTTTGGACTCCACGCCTCGTTCGATGCGGTTTACTGTGTTGGTGACAACTAA
- the LOC131060089 gene encoding cationic amino acid transporter 5-like: protein MIKGELKSEIVSLLDGDPFEGLDAGDGVKRAGKKYFLPGESFKSWSNYGKALYQTPRRFKDRALSRADEMKEVGEIRKRSGNDMKRTLNWWDLIWFGFGGVIGTGIFVLTGQEAHKDAGPAIVLSYAL from the coding sequence ATGATTAAGGGAGAGCTGAAGAGTGAGATTGTTTCACTATTAGATGGTGATCCATTTGAAGGATTAGATGCAGGGGATGGCGTAAAGAGGGCAGGAAAGAAATATTTTCTGCCCGGAGAATCGTTCAAGAGCTGGAGCAATTATGGAAAAGCTCTTTACCAAACACCCCGACGTTTCAAAGACCGTGCGCTTTCAAGGGCTGACGAGATGAAAGAGGTGGGAGAGATCAGAAAGAGGAGTGGGAATGATATGAAGAGGACCCTCAACTGGTGGGATTTAATCTGGTTTGGATTCGGTGGGGTGATCGGAACAGGGATTTTTGTGCTCACTGGACAAGAAGCCCACAAGGACGCAGGCCCTGCTATTGTTCTTTCCTATGCTCTCTAG